The sequence TGCTCTAATGCCTTAGCTGTGGTTATAATCAGAGTCTTTTCTGGCAAGATATTAAATATGCAGTTGGTTCGCGGTTTGCACAATGTGCGCCCATCACATCATGGGTGCGTTGCTACGATTGGTAATTTTGATGGTGTTCATCTTGGACACCAGGCGATATTAACGCGTCTGCGTGAAAGTGCAGCACGCCTGAGTCTGCCCAGTTGCGTGATTGTTTTTGAGCCGCAGCCACGGGAGTTTTTTAATCCTGAAACGGCACCGGTGCGCTTGACCCGATTGCGCGATAAGCTGCGCTTGTTCGCTGAGGCGGGCATTGATCAAGTGTTGTGTATTGCCTTTAATAAACGCTTTCGACAGCTCAGTGCCGCAGAGTTTGTGCAGACTGTGCTTATCGATGCGCTAGGTATTAAGCACCTCAAGGTCGGCGATGATTTTCGTTTTGGTTGTGATCGCCGTGGTGATTATACTTTTTTGCAAGACGCTGGGCAGCAGTCTGGTTTTAGCGTAGAACCGACGACAACCATAGAAATCGATGGTCAGCGCGTCAGTAGCACATGGGTGCGCACGGCATTGGCCAATGCTGATTTTGCTTTAGCTCGGCGCTTATTAGGCCGCCCTTACAGTATTGATGGCCGTGTCATGCACGGTAAGAAACTTGGTCGCACCTTAAATGCGCCAACCGCTAATGTGCAACTCAAGCGTCATCGCGCGCCGTTGCAAGGCGTGTACTTAGTCTCTGTGCAGTTGCGCAGTGGGCGACACCTGCCAGGTGTTGCTAATATAGGTACACGACCGACCGTTGACACAACTCAGCAAGCACACTTAGAAGTGCATGTATTAGATTTTTCTGGCGATTTATACGGCCAACATATAGCAGTAACTTTTCATAAGAAAATTCGTGACGAGCAGCGCTTTGAGTCCTTGCCTGAACTACAGCAAGCCATTGCCGCTGATATCGCACAAGCACATACACTTTGGCAGCACTTTCACACCCTTTAATGAGTGACCTGGAATCAACATGACCGATTATAAAATGACGCTTAACCTGCCGAACACGGCATTTCCGATGAGAGCAGGCCTTCCCACCCGTGAACCGCAGATACTGGCGCACTGGGATAGCATTAACTTGTATCAGAAAATGCGTCAGATTGGTGAAGGTCGGCCGCGTTTTATTCTGCACGATGGTCCTCCCTACGCCAACGGCAGTATTCATATCGGTCATGCGGTGAATAAAGTCATTAAAGATATGATTATACGCAGCAAAACCTTAGCTGGTTTTGATGCACCCTATGTGCCAGGTTGGGACTGTCATGGCTTGCCGATTGAACATAGAGTTGAAATCAAACACGGTAAAAACCTGCCTGCTGATAAGGTGCGTGAATTATGCCGCGCCTATGCCGAAGAGCAAATTACCGGTCAGAAAGCTGAATTTATTCGCCTAGGTGTCGTGGGCGATTGGGATAATCCGTATAAAACTATGGATTTTGCCAATGAAGCCGGTGAAGTACGAGCCTTAGCAAAAATGGTGGAAGGCGGTTTTGTCTTTAAAGGCCTTAAACCGGTGAACTGGTGCTTTGATTGCGGCTCAGCCTTGGCGGAAGCGGAAGTTGAGTACCAAGACAAGCGCTCAGAAGCCATTGATGTCGGCTTTAATAGCACTGACCTGGTTAAGCTGGCGCAGGCATTTGCGTTGCCAGAGATCACTAAAAACGTACAGATCGTGATTTGGACCACCACGCCTTGGACCATTCCTGGCAACCAAGCGCTCAACGTACACCCTGAAGCGATTTATGCGTTGGTGGATGTCGGTGATAAAATCCTGCTGCTGGCCGAGACCCTGGTGGCCGACTGCTTGGCGCGTTATGAGCTGGAAGGCGAGATTATTGCTCGTTGCAATGGTGATGCGCTGGAGCATTTAGAGTTTAACCATCCGTTCTATGAGCGTGTTGCGCCAGTCTATTTGGCTGACTATGTTGAGCTGGATGCCGGTACCGGTATTGTGCACTCAGCGCCAGCCTATGGTGAGGATGACTTCTATACCTGCAAACGTTACGGCATGAGCAATGATGACATTATCAGTCCTGTGCAAAGCAACGGTGTTTATGTGGATGACCTGCCGTTTTTTGGCGGTCAATTTATCTGGAAGGCCAATGCCAACATCGTGGTCAAGCTGGAAGAAGTCGGCGCGCTGCTTAAGTATGAGCCGATTGAACACAGCTACATGCATTGCTGGCGCCATAAAACTCCGCTGATTTACCGTGCCACGGCACAGTGGTTTGTCGGTATGGATAAGCAACCTGAGCAAGGTAAGCCGCTACGTGAGCGCGCTTTGCAGGCGATTGAAGAAACACATTTTACTCCAGCCTGGGGTAAGGCGCGTCTGCACGGCATGATTGCGGGTCGTCCAGACTGGTGTATCTCGCGTCAGCGTAACTGGGGTGTGCCGATTCCATTTTTCTTGCATAAGGCTACCGGAGAGCTGCACCCGCGCACAGTCGAGTTGGTGGAAGAGGTCGCACAGCGCATTGAGAAAGAGGGTATCGAAGCGTGGTTTAAGCTTGATCCAGCTGAGCTGCTCGGCGCAGAAGCGGCTGATTACGATAAAGTGACCGACACTTTGGATGTTTGGTTTGATTCAGGGACCACGCATTGGCATGTGCTCCGTGGCTCGCACCCATTAGGGCACAGTGAAGGCCCGCGTGCTGACTTGTACTTAGAAGGCTCAGATCAGCACCGCGGCTGGTTCCATTCATCCTTGCTCACCGGCTGTGCGATTGATGGCCACGCGCCGTACCGCGGTTTGCTCACCCACGGCTTTACCGTGGATGAGAAGGGGCGCAAGATGTCCAAGTCATTGGGCAACGTGGTGGCGCCGCAAACGGTCACCAATAGCTTAGGTGCGGATATTTTGCGTCTGTGGGCTTCATCGGCCGACTATTCCAGTGAAATGGCCGTATCTGACACCATTTTGCAGCGCAGTGCTGATGCCTATCGTCGTATCCGTAATACCGCACGCTTCTTACTGTCGAACTTAGATGGCTTTGATCCAGCTACTGACTGTGTGCCTGCTGAGCAAATGATTGAGCTGGACCGCTGGGTGGTTGACGCTGCGGCCCGTCTGCAGGACGACGTAACCCAAGCCTACAGTGAATACCGCTTCCATAATGTCTATCAAAAAGTGCACAACTTCTGCGTGCAGGAATTGGGTAGTTTTTATCTGGATATCATCAAAGACCGTCAATACACCACCGGTGCCGACAGCTTGCCACGTCGTTCGTGCCAGACCGCGCTGTACCACATTGCTGAAGCGCTGGTGCGTTGGGTTGCGCCGATCTTGGTGTTTACTGCTGATGAAATTTGGCAGCACCTACCAGGTGAGCGCAACGAGTCAGTGATTTTCAACACGTGGTACGAAGGTTTATCACGCTTACCGGCTGACAGCGCCTTAAGCAGTGATTACTGGACTGAGCTGATGGCGGTCAAAGTTGCGGTGAACAAAGAGTTGGAAAACCAACGTAATGCAAAAGTCATCGGTGGTAACTTACAGGCGCAAGTCACGCTGTATGTTGACTCAGGCTTAGCTGAAAAACTCAGCCGCTTGGGTGATGAGTTGCGCTTTGTTTTGATTACCTCAACGGCGCAAATAGCTGAATTAGCGCAGGCACCAGAGGACGCGGTGAGCACTGAGTTGGAAGGATTGAAATTACACATTAGTAAATCTGCAGAGCCTAAGTGTGCCCGTTGCTGGCACCATCGCGCTGATGTTGGCTCAGTCGAAGCGCACCCAGACGTCTGTGCGCGCTGTGCGGATAACTTAGATGGTGAAGGTGAAGTGCGTCACTATGCATAACCTATTTGTACGCTGTAGGGGCACAGACTAATGGCTGCGCGCTTTGGAAAATTGACCTGGCTGTGGTTGAGCGTGTTGGTGATCGCTGCTGATCAGATCAGCAAGCACTGGTTTGTCGCCAACTTTAATCTGTATGAGCAAATGCAGGTGATCCCTGACATGTTCAGCTGGACGCTGGCCTACAACCGCGGCGCAGCCTTTAGCTTTTTAGCCAATGAAGCAGGCTGGCAGCGTTGGTTTTTTGCCGTTATTGCGCTCGCAGTCAGCGTGGTGCTGGTGGTCTGGCTCAAACGCCTCAAAGCCAATGAAACCTGGCTCGCTATTGCTTTAGCCTTGGTGCTGGGCGGTGCGATTGGTAACCTCTATGACCGTGTGGTGTTGGGTTATGTGGTTGATTTTATTTTAGTGCACTGGAAAACCCAGTGGTACTTTCCAGCCTTTAACATTGCCGACAGTGCAATAACAGTCGGCGCGGTAATGTTGGCGTTAGACATGTTTCGTGGCAATAAACCAGAAAACAGCAGTGCAACTGGAGCGCAGAATAATGAGTGAGCAGCGGATTGGGCAAAACAGCACGGTGACCCTGCATTTTGCTTTGAAGTTTGATAATGGTGACGTGGTTGATAGTAACTTCGAAAAAGACCCAGCCACCTTTAAAGTGGGGGATGGCAGCTTGTTGCCGGGCTTTGAGCGCGTCTTGTTTGGGCTTAAAGACGGCGATAAACGCAGTTTTGAAATCCTACCCGAACAAGGTTTTGGCACGCCAAACGAGCAGAATGTGCAGGTGATGCCGCGCAGTCAGTTCGACAGTATGGAGCTCGATCATGGTGTTCTGGTTATTTTTAAAGATGCCGCCGGTGGTGAAATGCCCGGTGTGGTTAAGGCCTTTGATGATAAAAATGTAACAGTGGACTTTAATCATCCTTTGGCTGGCAAAGTCATCACTTTTGATGTTGAAATTGTTAAGGTGCTAAACAGCGCTTTGTAAAAGAATGAGGCGGTATTGATGCGCATTAAACTAGCAAATCCGCGCGGCTTTTGTGCCGGTGTTGATCGTGCGATTGAAATTGTGAACCGTGCGTTAGAGGTTTTTCAGCCGCCCATTTATGTGCGCCATGAAGTGGTGCATAACAAGTTTGTGGTGGAAGACTTACGCGCACGTGGTGCTGTGTTTGTCGAAGAGTTACACCAAGTGCCGGACGATAATATCGTTATCTTTAGTGCGCACGGTGTCTCTAAGGCGGTGCGTGACGAAGCTGAGCGACGCGGCTTGAAAGTCTTTGATGCAACCTGTCCTTTAGTGACTAAAGTGCACTTGGAAGTGGTGCGTTATAGCAATGATGGTCGCGAATGTGTTCTGATCGGCCACGCCGGCCATCCTGAAGTGGAAGGCACCATGGGGCAATATGATGAACGCCATGGTGGACATATCTATCTCGTGGAAAATGAAGCTGATGTGGAGACTTTGCAAGTTAAAGAGCCAGACAGTTTGGCTTTTGTTACGCAAACCACCTTATCGATGGATGATACCAGTCGTGTGATTGATGCTTTAAAAACACGTTTCCCTGCCATCAGTGGCCCGCGTAAAGATGATATTTGCTATGCCACGCAGAACCGCCAAGATGCAGTTAAACAATTAGCTGGTGCGTGCGATGTTGTGCTTGTTGTCGGCAGTCCCAATAGTTCCAACTCCAACCGCTTGCGTGAGCTGTCTGATCGCATGGGTACACCAGCATATTTGGTCGATGGTGCTGAAGATTTGCAGGCCGACTGGTTTGCAGCTGACTCTGTGATTGGCGTGACGGCTGGCGCCTCTGCTCCGGAAGTGCTGGTACAGGGCGTGATTGAACGCTTGCAAAGCTGGGGCGCACAAGTGGTTGAAGAGCTAGAAGGGCGGCCGGAAAATGTTACGTTTTCAATGCCTAAAGAGTTACGTGTTGTCACTATTGATTAGTCAACGCCAGCATATTTTAGTCTAGGCCACGCTCGTTAAGTCGCTAGAGGTATTCAAGCGCAGATAGGCTGGCCTATACTGTATTTTAACTGAATAAGTGTTGCCTGCAGGTGTTGGGCAGCGTCAACACAGCCGCATGTTGCGCGGCTTATGTAGAGGATTTACCGTGAAGAAAGTTGTAATCAGTGGTACAGGCCTATATACACCTGCCCAAAGCATTTCCAATGATGAGTTGGTTGAGGCATTTAATGCGTGGTCACAGCAGTATAATACTGAGCACGCGGCAGAGATTGCCAGTGGTGCAATCGAAGCCAAGCCTGAGTCGAGTTCAGCCTTTATTGAAAAAGCTTCGGGCATTAAAAGTCGCTTTGTGATTGATAAAGCCGGTATTTTAGATCCGCAACGCATGGTCCCGAGCATTGCTGAGCGCTCTGATGATGAGTGGGGCATACTCTGTGAAATGGCGATGGTTGCCGCGCAAGAAGCATTACAGCGCGCTGGCCGCACTGCTGCTGACATTGATGGTGTAATTGTCGCGTGTTCAAACTTGCAGCGTGCCTATCCTGCTGTTGCCATTGAAGTTCAAGCTGCTTTAGGCATTGAAGGTTTTGCTTATGATATGAACGTTGCCTGCTCTTCAGCGACCTTCGGCATTCAAGCAGCGAGCAATGCTATTCAAGCAGGTCAAGCCCGCGCTATTTTGATGGTAAACCCTGAAATTTGCACGGGGCATCTCAATTTTACTGAGCGTGACAGCCATTTTATTTTTGGTGATGCCTGCACTGCCGTTATTTTAGAAGATGCAGAGCATGCAGTGTCCAAGCACCAGTTTGAAGTGGTTAGCACTAAGCTCTTTACCCAGTTCTCGAATAGTATTCGTAATAACTTTGGTTTCTTGAACCGCTGCGCCGAAGACGGCATTGGTGCTGATGATAAGTTGTTTGTACAAGAAGGCCGTAAGGTGTTTCGCGAGGTGTGCCCAAAAGTTGCCAGCTTAATTGCGGAGCATTTAGACAGTAACGGCATCGATGTGCAAGATGTTCAGCGCTTCTGGTTGCATCAAGCCAACCTGAATATGAACCTGTTGATTACTCGCAAGCTGTTGGGTCGCGACGCGACAGCAGCTGAAGCGCCGGTTATTTTAGACACCTATGCCAACACCAGCTCTGCGGGTTCTGTGATTGCGCTGCATTTGCATCAGGATGACCTGCCTGCTGGCGCAATTGGTGTATTGAGCTCGTTCGGTGCAGGCTATTCAATCGGTAGTGTTATTTTGCGTAAGTGCTAAGTTGTAGCCCAGCGCATGCGCTACTGAGTGTGCGTATGCGCTGGCGTTACAAGCATTAATTTTATGTTGTTGTTTTGATATTTTTGGCTACAAGCTTTTGTAAATAGGGTGCGCCCAGCCATGTCAAAGTGAAAGCAATCGGAAACGCGATATAAAAAGAGCGCAGCCAACGCAGTAAAAAGCCATGATCCATTCCAGTGTTCACCCATGTGATCACAAAAGTCATCGCTGTCACCATATACACTGACATCAGAATAGAGAAAACCAGTGGTGCAAAACGTGGCGCTATCAAAAAACTATCCTCCGCTACAAAATTAAGTCAATTATAGACCGTTTTAAGCAAATGCTCAGTAACAGCGACTCAAGACGATGAGGCTATACGATGTACACATTGTTTTTTTATGTACCCGAGAGCCATCTCGAAACAGTTAAAGGCGCTGTATTCGCTGCAGGCGCAGGTGCTATTGGTGATTATCAAAACTGCTGCTGGCAGGTACTGGGGCAAGGGCAGTTTCAGCCAATGACAGGTAGCCAGCCGTTTATTGGGCAGCAAGGCCAGCTTGAGAGGGTTGCAGAGTGGCGTGTTGAGCTGGTGGTTGCAGCAGCCTATATCAAGCCCGTCGTTGCTGCATTGAAGGCAGCGCACCCTTATGAAGAGCCGGCCTATGGCGTTTATTTACTTGCAGATTTTTAATTTACGCCAGATAAAATTAAGCTGCTGGGTAGAAACAATAGGTGTATAAAGCTCGATTTAGCTCGCTAAGTGGTAGTGGCTTCTTATACTTAAAGCCAGTAAGATCTGCTTTTTTGCATGCAATTGCTGACAATGCCTGTAAAAATAGGCATATTCATCCTTAGAATTTTAAGGTCAGGGTTTTGGATGGCTTCTTTTTTAATTTTGCATGGCCCTAATTTAAATTTGTTAGGCATGCGCGAGCCCGATATCTATGGGGCAACAACGCTTGAGCAGATTAACCAGAGTTTGCTTGAGCAGGCGCAGAGCGCAGGTCATCAACTCTATTATTTACAAAGCAATGCGGAACATGTGCTGATTGAGCGTATTCATGCGGCTCGAGAAGAAAATATCGACTGCATTATTATCAATCCAGCAGCTTTTACTCATACCAGTGTCGCATTGCGTGACGCGCTGCTTGCTGTGAGCATCCCATTCTTCGAAGTGCACCTTTCTAACGTGCATAAACGAGAACAATTTCGTCATCACTCCTACTTCTCTGATGTGGCTGTGGGTGTGATTTGTGGTCTAGGCGCCAGCGGTTACCGTTTCGCTTTAGACGCAGCACTTGAACATATTCAATAATAACCTCTTAATTTTGGAGTCACGGTCTATGGATATTCGTAAAGTTAAAAAACTCATTGAGCTGCTAGAAGAATCAGGCATCGATGAATTAGAAATCCACGAAGGCGAAGAATCCGTTCGTATTAGCCGCCACAGCAAGCAAGTGGCTCAACAGCCTGTGTATGCCGCTGCGCCACAACCACAAGTTGCAGCACCTGCGCCCGTTGCTGCAGCTGTTGAAGCTGAAGCACCTTCTTGCCCTAAATACACCGGAACAGTTGCGCGCTCTCCGATGGTGGGCACCTTCTATCGTGCAGGGTCTCCAGACGCTGAGGATTTTGTTGTCGTGGGTCAGACAGTGAAAAAAGGCGATGTACTGTGCATCGTTGAAGCAATGAAGATGATGAACCACATTGAAGCAGAAGTCGGTGGAGTGATTGATTCTATCCTGGTCGACAATGGCCAGCCGGTTGAGTACGACCAGCCTCTATTCACCATTGTCTAACGACTTAGGAGTTTACAATGTTGGAGAAAGTCCTGATCGCAAACCGCGGTGAAATTGCTTTACGCATTTTGCGCGCATGCAAAGAGTTAGGTATTAAAACAGTGGCGGTACATTCAACTGCTGACTGTGAGTTGATGCACTTATCTTTAGCAGA comes from Pseudomonas sp. C27(2019) and encodes:
- the ribF gene encoding bifunctional riboflavin kinase/FAD synthetase codes for the protein MQLVRGLHNVRPSHHGCVATIGNFDGVHLGHQAILTRLRESAARLSLPSCVIVFEPQPREFFNPETAPVRLTRLRDKLRLFAEAGIDQVLCIAFNKRFRQLSAAEFVQTVLIDALGIKHLKVGDDFRFGCDRRGDYTFLQDAGQQSGFSVEPTTTIEIDGQRVSSTWVRTALANADFALARRLLGRPYSIDGRVMHGKKLGRTLNAPTANVQLKRHRAPLQGVYLVSVQLRSGRHLPGVANIGTRPTVDTTQQAHLEVHVLDFSGDLYGQHIAVTFHKKIRDEQRFESLPELQQAIAADIAQAHTLWQHFHTL
- the ileS gene encoding isoleucine--tRNA ligase, producing MTDYKMTLNLPNTAFPMRAGLPTREPQILAHWDSINLYQKMRQIGEGRPRFILHDGPPYANGSIHIGHAVNKVIKDMIIRSKTLAGFDAPYVPGWDCHGLPIEHRVEIKHGKNLPADKVRELCRAYAEEQITGQKAEFIRLGVVGDWDNPYKTMDFANEAGEVRALAKMVEGGFVFKGLKPVNWCFDCGSALAEAEVEYQDKRSEAIDVGFNSTDLVKLAQAFALPEITKNVQIVIWTTTPWTIPGNQALNVHPEAIYALVDVGDKILLLAETLVADCLARYELEGEIIARCNGDALEHLEFNHPFYERVAPVYLADYVELDAGTGIVHSAPAYGEDDFYTCKRYGMSNDDIISPVQSNGVYVDDLPFFGGQFIWKANANIVVKLEEVGALLKYEPIEHSYMHCWRHKTPLIYRATAQWFVGMDKQPEQGKPLRERALQAIEETHFTPAWGKARLHGMIAGRPDWCISRQRNWGVPIPFFLHKATGELHPRTVELVEEVAQRIEKEGIEAWFKLDPAELLGAEAADYDKVTDTLDVWFDSGTTHWHVLRGSHPLGHSEGPRADLYLEGSDQHRGWFHSSLLTGCAIDGHAPYRGLLTHGFTVDEKGRKMSKSLGNVVAPQTVTNSLGADILRLWASSADYSSEMAVSDTILQRSADAYRRIRNTARFLLSNLDGFDPATDCVPAEQMIELDRWVVDAAARLQDDVTQAYSEYRFHNVYQKVHNFCVQELGSFYLDIIKDRQYTTGADSLPRRSCQTALYHIAEALVRWVAPILVFTADEIWQHLPGERNESVIFNTWYEGLSRLPADSALSSDYWTELMAVKVAVNKELENQRNAKVIGGNLQAQVTLYVDSGLAEKLSRLGDELRFVLITSTAQIAELAQAPEDAVSTELEGLKLHISKSAEPKCARCWHHRADVGSVEAHPDVCARCADNLDGEGEVRHYA
- the lspA gene encoding signal peptidase II; its protein translation is MAARFGKLTWLWLSVLVIAADQISKHWFVANFNLYEQMQVIPDMFSWTLAYNRGAAFSFLANEAGWQRWFFAVIALAVSVVLVVWLKRLKANETWLAIALALVLGGAIGNLYDRVVLGYVVDFILVHWKTQWYFPAFNIADSAITVGAVMLALDMFRGNKPENSSATGAQNNE
- the fkpB gene encoding FKBP-type peptidyl-prolyl cis-trans isomerase, translated to MSEQRIGQNSTVTLHFALKFDNGDVVDSNFEKDPATFKVGDGSLLPGFERVLFGLKDGDKRSFEILPEQGFGTPNEQNVQVMPRSQFDSMELDHGVLVIFKDAAGGEMPGVVKAFDDKNVTVDFNHPLAGKVITFDVEIVKVLNSAL
- the ispH gene encoding 4-hydroxy-3-methylbut-2-enyl diphosphate reductase, which translates into the protein MRIKLANPRGFCAGVDRAIEIVNRALEVFQPPIYVRHEVVHNKFVVEDLRARGAVFVEELHQVPDDNIVIFSAHGVSKAVRDEAERRGLKVFDATCPLVTKVHLEVVRYSNDGRECVLIGHAGHPEVEGTMGQYDERHGGHIYLVENEADVETLQVKEPDSLAFVTQTTLSMDDTSRVIDALKTRFPAISGPRKDDICYATQNRQDAVKQLAGACDVVLVVGSPNSSNSNRLRELSDRMGTPAYLVDGAEDLQADWFAADSVIGVTAGASAPEVLVQGVIERLQSWGAQVVEELEGRPENVTFSMPKELRVVTID
- a CDS encoding beta-ketoacyl-ACP synthase III encodes the protein MKKVVISGTGLYTPAQSISNDELVEAFNAWSQQYNTEHAAEIASGAIEAKPESSSAFIEKASGIKSRFVIDKAGILDPQRMVPSIAERSDDEWGILCEMAMVAAQEALQRAGRTAADIDGVIVACSNLQRAYPAVAIEVQAALGIEGFAYDMNVACSSATFGIQAASNAIQAGQARAILMVNPEICTGHLNFTERDSHFIFGDACTAVILEDAEHAVSKHQFEVVSTKLFTQFSNSIRNNFGFLNRCAEDGIGADDKLFVQEGRKVFREVCPKVASLIAEHLDSNGIDVQDVQRFWLHQANLNMNLLITRKLLGRDATAAEAPVILDTYANTSSAGSVIALHLHQDDLPAGAIGVLSSFGAGYSIGSVILRKC
- a CDS encoding DUF2798 domain-containing protein, producing MSVYMVTAMTFVITWVNTGMDHGFLLRWLRSFYIAFPIAFTLTWLGAPYLQKLVAKNIKTTT
- a CDS encoding NGG1p interacting factor NIF3 produces the protein MYTLFFYVPESHLETVKGAVFAAGAGAIGDYQNCCWQVLGQGQFQPMTGSQPFIGQQGQLERVAEWRVELVVAAAYIKPVVAALKAAHPYEEPAYGVYLLADF
- the aroQ gene encoding type II 3-dehydroquinate dehydratase; this encodes MASFLILHGPNLNLLGMREPDIYGATTLEQINQSLLEQAQSAGHQLYYLQSNAEHVLIERIHAAREENIDCIIINPAAFTHTSVALRDALLAVSIPFFEVHLSNVHKREQFRHHSYFSDVAVGVICGLGASGYRFALDAALEHIQ
- the accB gene encoding acetyl-CoA carboxylase biotin carboxyl carrier protein codes for the protein MDIRKVKKLIELLEESGIDELEIHEGEESVRISRHSKQVAQQPVYAAAPQPQVAAPAPVAAAVEAEAPSCPKYTGTVARSPMVGTFYRAGSPDAEDFVVVGQTVKKGDVLCIVEAMKMMNHIEAEVGGVIDSILVDNGQPVEYDQPLFTIV